Within Flavobacteriales bacterium, the genomic segment TTTCTTCTGCATTTTTAATACTATCTGCAACCGCTTGTTTTTCATAACTATATTGTAATTGGCTTCGTATTGCCTCTTTTTTGTTATTATCATTAATCATGCTATCATGCATTAATGACCTAAGCTCGTACATTTCTAGAGCTTGTTTATAATTTCCCTTATCCTTATTTACAGTATATAATAGTGCAGCGGCATCCCTTATTGCCTCAATATAACCTCCCTCTTTTGCATATTTCATTGCCAACAACCCAAAATATTCAGCATCCTTATACTTTTTTTGTTTGATGTTTAGGTTTCCTAAATTTATCCCTGATATCGCAATTAAGTTTATATTATTTAGCTGAATATTTAAATGCATACTCTTTTTAAAATAGCTCTCAGCAAGATGCAGCTCATTGTCATTAAAATAAATTAATCCCAAGTTGTTGTAACAATTTGCCACACCATTATGTTCACCAATAGAATCTAACGTAGATATTGCTTTTAAATAAAACTCTATTGCTTGTTTTTTTAAATTTTTTAGCCTGTATATATCTGCTAAATTAATAAAGGTATAACCCAAGCCATGTATGTCATTAATCTCAATCTTTAAATCCATCGATTCTAACAACAGCTTTTCTGCTTGGTCTAAATCATTATTTCGACTGTATATTAAACTTAAATTATTCAACACCAAGGCAATTCCCTTTTTGTTTTTTAACTCTTGATTTAGTTTGAGTGCTTTTTGATAATATTCAACTGCTTTAGGAATATTACCTTGATAACGAAATATATACCCCATATTGTTATAAGTATCGGCCAATCCTACCCTATCTTTAATTTCGTTAAACACAAATAAACATTTGTTGTAATAAAATAATGCACTATCCGTTTTTCCTTGTATATCTAAATAGTATGCTATATTATTTAAACATGCTCCAAGTAGTTTTTTATAATAAAATACTTCTTCTTTTTTGAAATCTTTTTTTGTGTTTAGTTTGTTTGAAACTTGTAAATAAATTTCATCATTATATTTTGGCCACACATTATCGTCCCAACAATCTTCAACTATAGCTGCTAATGCAGATAGTTTTACAGTGTCGACATTGGCTTTATGGTAAATTTTAAGGCAAGAATCAATAAGTAACTTATCGTTTTCACTTAACTCTTTAAGATTTAATGCTTCAACCAAATAGAAGGATTTATCTGCATAGGTCTGTGCTTTCAACTCAAAAAAATTAAAAACAACTAAAAATATTATAATACTATTTATCCTAAACATTGAAACCTATTTAACACAAAGCTAATTTAAAGATATTTATTACATTTTCAACTTCAAATATCAATTAACAAAATCCAAAAAACTGCTATTTTGTCATTAAAAACCTCAATAAACTGCCATAAATTCACATAAATTCAACAAAATAGCAATTGGTTAATTTTTTGACAAGCGTTAATCAAAACTTACACTTTATGAATTTCGATAAATTTACCATCAAATCGCAAGAAGCCATTCAACAAGCTCAGCAAATTGCAATGTCTTCGTCAAATCAAAGCATTGAAACTGGGCATATTTTAAAAGGTATGCTTGAAGTTGATGAAAATGTTACTCCATTTATTTTGAAAAAACTTGGCGTTAATGTTCCTATTTTTAAACAAGCTTTAGACAAAATAGTTGAATCGTACCCAAAAGTAACTGGTGGAAATCAATACTTATCAAACCAAGCAAATAGTGCTTTAAATAAAGCCACCTCATATTTAAAAGAGTTTGGCGACGAATATGTTTCTATTGAGCATCTTTTACTTGGTTTATTGAGTGGTTCTGATACTATTGCTCAATTATTAAAAGACAATGGCGTAAAAGAAAAAGAACTAAAAGCAGCTATTCAAGAACTCCGAAAAGGCGAAAAAGTAACCTCTCAAAGTCAAGAAGAACAATACAACGCTTTAAAAAAATACGCTAAAAATCTTAACGAATTAGCTAAAGAAAATAAATTAGACCCTGTTATTGGTCGTGATGAAGAAATACGAAGAGTTTTACAAATTTTGTCTCGACGAACAAAAAACAACCCTATTTTAATTGGTGAACCAGGTGTTGGTAAAACAGCCATAGCAGAAGGTTTAGCTCACCGTATAATCTTAGGCGATGTACCTGAAAATTTAAAAGACAAACAAATCTTCTCGTTAGACATGGGCGCACTGATTGCAGGAGCAAAATACAAAGGGGAGTTCGAAGAACGTTTGAAAGCAGTTGTTAAAGAAGTAATTAGTGCAGAAGGCGATATCGTTCTTTTTATTGATGAAATACATACTCTTGTTGGTGCTGGAGGAGGAGAAGGTGCTATGGATGCAGCCAACATTTTAAAACCT encodes:
- a CDS encoding tetratricopeptide repeat protein; amino-acid sequence: MFRINSIIIFLVVFNFFELKAQTYADKSFYLVEALNLKELSENDKLLIDSCLKIYHKANVDTVKLSALAAIVEDCWDDNVWPKYNDEIYLQVSNKLNTKKDFKKEEVFYYKKLLGACLNNIAYYLDIQGKTDSALFYYNKCLFVFNEIKDRVGLADTYNNMGYIFRYQGNIPKAVEYYQKALKLNQELKNKKGIALVLNNLSLIYSRNNDLDQAEKLLLESMDLKIEINDIHGLGYTFINLADIYRLKNLKKQAIEFYLKAISTLDSIGEHNGVANCYNNLGLIYFNDNELHLAESYFKKSMHLNIQLNNINLIAISGINLGNLNIKQKKYKDAEYFGLLAMKYAKEGGYIEAIRDAAALLYTVNKDKGNYKQALEMYELRSLMHDSMINDNNKKEAIRSQLQYSYEKQAVADSIKNAEEKKIIQAQILVQKTQLKQEKTKRIALYGGLILVLIFAGFMYNRFKVTNRQKLVIENQNVIVEKQKHIIEEKHKEVLDSIRYAKRIQDALLTSQAYIERSIKRLKG